GGCGGTTCGCGGCGCTGACCGACCCGCAGGGAGCGGCGTTCTCGGTCATCGACGTCACCACCACCGAGGGCGAGATGCCCTCACTGAGCTGAGCGGCACCGGCCGCGGGATCCACACGGAACACGCCGGGACCTCCGGCCGCTCCCCCGGGCCGCGGGTGAGCGCACCGCGGAATCCGGGCGACTCCCGGCCAATCCGCACGGGCTCCGGTGACGAATGGAGTGCGTGAGGGATGCGGTACGGCCTCGCGGCATTCGGAAGGTGCCGCGGGGCCGGTTCACAGCAGTCCTCGCCCCCGGGGTTCACACGCGCTCAGGGATCACATCGCGGGCACGAGGAGCGCGGGCGGTCGCGGCCCGGGGACGACCAATCCGGGACGGCGCGGGCGACGAATCACTTGCATGAGAGTCGTCGTTCCCGTCCTGAGCCGTTCCCGTGCCGACCGAGGCCGGGCCGGGATTCCGGCCGGTCCCGCCGCCGAAGCCAGAGACGTGATCAGCAGATACCTGGCGAGCTGGGGCCTGCAGAGCATCGCCGACGACGTGCTTCTGGTCGCGACGGAACTGTTCACCAACGCCCTCCGCTACGGCACACCGCCCTGGGGTACGCGCATGTGGCTCCTGCCGGACGGCCGAGGACGGCGGTACGTGCGCCTCGAAGTCACCGACGCCGGCCCGGGAATCGACGTCGACCGGGTACGTGCCCACTGGCGTCACCCCTCCGGCTCGCTGATGACCAGCGGACGCGGCCTGTTCATCGTGGACACGCTCGCGACCCGCTGGGGCGACGACCGGTCCGGCCCCGGGCACACGGTGTGGGCGGAACTGGAAGTGACGTCCGACCTTCCCACCGCCCGTCCCGCGACGGGCTTACCGCGTCCCGTCCGTGCGTGTCCGGCTCCGAGGAAGATGGGTTTTCGGGGTTGAAGTTGCCGTAGCGGCAGCTTCTACCGTCGTGAACAGGGCCGGAACGACCGGCCCGGCGACACACGTGCGGGAGCAACGATGGACTGGCCGATCTCCGAAGTGGCCCGAATGTCGGGTGTCACCGCCCGGACACTGCGCCACTACGACGAGACCGGCCTGCTGCCACCGGCCCGTATCGGCGCCAACGGTCACCGCTACTACGAGGAGCAGCAGCTCCTGCTGCTGCAGCAGATCCTCGTGCTGCGGGCCCTGGGCGTCGGGCTGCCGGAGATCGGCCGCATCCTCTCCGATCAGGTCGACGAGGTGGATGCCCTGCGGGGCCACCACCGGCGGCTGCTCGCGGAGAGGGACCGCCTCGACGCCCTGGCCGGCACCGTCTCCCGCACGATCGCCGAACTGGAGCGATCCAGGAAGGATGGCCACCCCATGACCATCAACCGACCCGAGAACCTCTTCGAAGGCGTCCAGCCCACCCATTACGCGGACAACATGCGGGACTTCCCCGAACTCGCCGAGGAGGTCGGACGGCGGGCTGCCACGATGAGCCAGGCCGACGCGGACGCCGGGCACCGTGAGCGCACGGCGCAGATGATCCGGCTGGCCGAACTCATGGCCTCGGGCCACGCGGCCGACGCCGAGCCGGTGCAGGCCGAGATCGACGCCCAGTACCGGGCGCTGACCCAGCTGCGCAGCGTCTCCGCCGAGGAGTACCGGGCCATCGGACACTCCTGTGTGGAGAACGACGTCTGGCGCACCGCGTACGAGTCGATCGCCCCTGGTCTGGCCGCGTACCAGCGCGACGCCATCGACGCCTACGCCGCCACCCGGCTGAGCTGAACCGCTGCCGTCCTGGTGCTGATCCGGGCGGCCGGCTTCCGGGCCGCGGAGGGCTGACCGCGACCGCTCGGGACGCGTGCCGTCGGCTCCGGCCGGTGCCGACGGCATGCGCGCGCCCGGAGATCAGCCTCGGCCCGCGACGTCGTCCGCGGTCGGGACCGGCGCCGTGCGGGCGGCAGGAAGCCCGAAGGAATCCCGGCAGTGCACGAGCAGTTCGCGAAGGGCCGGGCTCTTGGCCGGCGCGGAGACGAGGGCCAGCACCGCAGCGATGTCGGCGTCGGTAATGGGCACGGTCCGCAACCGCGGGTGCTGGGCGAGCATGGATGCGGACAGAACCGCCACGCCCAGTCCCCGCTCGGCCAGATGCAGCACCGCGCCCGGCGCGCCGGCCTGGAGAGCCACGGTGGGTGTGAGGCCGCGTGCGGCCGAGGCCTGGTCCAGTACGGCCCGGATGCCGGTACCCCGGGGCAGGCAGATCACGGGATGGGCGCTCAACTCGGCGAGAGTGACGCCGTCCTCCTCGGCCAGCGGGTGTCCGTGCGGCACCGCCGCGACGATCGGCTCACTGAGCACCTGCTGTCCGTCCAGATCCTCCGGAGCCCGGTCGGCCGCCCCGATCAGCGCGAGGTCGACGGCTCCCTCACGGACGTACTCCACCAGTTGGGCGGACTCGCCCTCGACGAGACTGATCTCCACGCCCGGGTGGGCCCGATGGAAGCTCGCCAGGGCATCGAACAGCGGAGTGACCGTACACGCCGTCACCATGCCGACGACCAGACGGCCGCGTACCAGGCTGTTCATCTCGTCCACCGCGCGCCGCAGCGCCTCCACGGCGGCGAGAACAGCGCGCGCGTGGTCGGCGGCCACCTCCCCCACCGCGGTCAGTCCGGCGCTGCGGCCGGACCGGTCGATGAGGGTCGCGCCGAGGTCGTTCTCCAGTTGGCGGATCTGTGCACTGATCCCTGGCTGGCTGATGTGCACGCGCTCGGCGGCCCGGGTGAAGTTGGCTTCCTCCGCCACGGCCAGGAAGTACGTCAGCTGCCTGAGTTCCATAACTTTTGATTATAGAAGCGATCGAAAGGATTGCTTGGACTTATTTCGGACCGACGTTGGATCATGGCGATGCCCGAATTCGCCCTCCATGGAAGGAACGTCGTGCCCGAGAACGAGAAGGCATGGAAGCCCGAGGACCTCACCCGCCTCTTCGTGGAGCGCGCCAATGCCGGTGACGCCGCCGGCCTTGCCGCGCTGTACGAGGAGGGGGCGGTGATGGCCTACCCGCCCGGCAGCACCACGGTGGGCCGCGAAGCCATCCGCGAACTCTGGGAGACGGTGCTCGCCCGAGCTCCGCGCTTCGAGGCGGAGGAGCCGCTCCCGACTCTTGTCTGCGGCGACATCGCCCTGACCGCCACGCCACCGAAGGACGGCTCGGGCGCCCGCGCCCAGGTGGCCCGCCGTCAGGCCGACGGCAGCTGGCTGCGCATGATCGACCAGCCGGAGTTCCGTCCGCCGGCCGACTGATCCGCCTGAAGCGCCACCGGCCGGCCCGGGTCGACCGAGCGGGCCCGTCAGGCCCGCAGGCCGGGGCCGGCCTCCTGGGACGCCGCACGACCGATCTGACCACGTTCCATCGGATTGCGAATTCCGCATCAAAAATGCTTACACACAACGAAATTCGCACTGCATATATGACTCAACGACTGTATAGCATTCCGGCAGCACGCAACTGCTCCGAAAACCGAAGATCGATATGGGGTCTCGCATGCCCAGATTCAATGATCACGAGCTCGGAATGCACCGGAAGATCACGCGCCGCGACTTCCTCGACGGAGTGGCCGTCACCGCAGTCGGCGCGACCGCGGCGATCGCACTCCCCGGCCTGGCACATGCCGCCCCCGACGCGTCGGGTGGCCACGGACACACCCACGGGCACGGCAGGCCGACCGCGCCGTACCCGCCCACCGCGACCGGCTTGCGGGGCCAGCAGCCGGGCGCGTACGACGTGGCGCACGCGGTGCGTGACGGCGACTTCGCGCCGGGTCGCATATCGGATACCCGTGAGACCTACGACCTGGTCGTGGTCGGCGGCGGGCTGAGCGGACTGGCCGCGGCCTACCTCTACCGCAAGCACGCCGGCCCGAGGGCCCGTGTGCTCGTTCTCGACGCCCTCGACGACTTCGGCGGGCATGCCCGGCGCAACGAGTTCCAGGTCGGCCGCACACAGTTGCTGTCCAACGGCGGCACCGTCAACATCGATACCCCGAGCACCTGGTCGCGCGGGGCCCGCGACCTGCTCACCAAGGATCTCGGCGTCGACCTGAAGGCGCTGGAAGCCACGGTCAAGGGCGACGCGTACGCGCCGTACTCCCTCCGCAGCGGCACCCTCTTCAACTCCGAGCGCTGGGGCAAGGACCAGCTGGTCATCCGCGAATCCGGCGAGTCCTGGGCGTCGTACGCGACCAAGCTGCCGATGAGCGAGGCGAGCCGGGCCGCGCTGGTTCGCCTGTACACGACGACCGAGGACTTCTACCCCGGACTGACGGACACCCAGAAGAAGGAAATCCTCGCCCGCACCCCGTACGAGACCTATCTGCGCCAGAACCTCGGCCTGGACGACGACGCGCTGGAGGTCGTCAAGCGGGGAACCAACGGCCTCTGGGGCGTGAACGTCGACCACGTCGCCGCGGCCGACGCGTGGGCGACCGGACAGCCGGGCTTCGGCGGCCTGGGACTCGAACACACTCCGTGGCCGGGGGCCGGGCTGACCCCGCTGATGCACCTCGCCGAGACCGAGGAGGACGGCAACTTCTACTTCCCCGAGGGCAACGCGTCGCTGGCCCGCCTGCTGGTCAGCAAGCTCGTCCCACACGCCTTCGACGAGCGCAGGCCGGACTGGCGGGAGATCGTCACCGCGAAGGCGGACTACTCCCGCCTCGACGACCGGGACAGTCCCGTCCGCATCCGGCTGGCGAGCACGGCCTTCCAGGTCCGCAACGAAGGCCGGCACGGCGCGGTGGTCGACTACTCGAAGGGCGGCCTCAGCCATCGGGTCCGGGCCAAGGGCGTGGTCATGGCCTGCTGGAACTCCGTCTCCTCGTACGTCGTGCCCGAGTTGCCGCCGGAGCAGGTCACCGCGATGCGCTACGGCACGAAGGTGCCGTTGGTGTACGCGCGGGTGGCACTGCGCGACTGGCGGGCCTTCGCCGACGCCCGTGTCTCCCGGGTCAGCACGCCCTCGATGTTCTTCTCCAGCTTCGGCCTGCCGACGGTCACCGAGATCGGTGACTTCACGATGCCGCACCGCCCCGAACTGCCCACCGTGGTATCCCTTTCGGCGACCCCGAGCTCCCCCGGTCTGGTCTGTCGCGAGCAGCACAAGGCAGGCCGCCGCACACTGATCAGGATGTCGTTCGAGGACTTCGAGCGCGAGATCCGCGACTCGATGACCCGCTCCCTGGGCGACTACGGCTTCGACCCGGCCCGCGACATCTCGGCCATCACGGTCAACCGCTGGGCCCACGGGTACGCCTACGAGTACAACTCCCTCGACGATCCGTCCCTGTTCCAGCCCGAGTCGCAGCGCCCGTACGCCCAGGCCCGCCGCCCGGTCGGGCGGATCGCCATCGCGAACTCCGACGCGGAAGCGTTCGGTTACACGCACGCCGCCTTCGACGCGGCGATCCGCGCCGTGGCACACCTCCTGTGAGCCTGCGGTGACGTGAGGTCCCGTGCCGCCCACGGCACGGGACCTCTTGTTCACCCAGCCGGCCGGAGCGCGGTGCGGACCAGGAGCGCGACGAAGTGTCCGGACACCCCACCGAAAACGCCACACCATGTCACCCCCGGAGCACCGTGCGCACCGGTTAGCGTCGCCGCATGACTCACAGCCTTGTCGTCCACGTGCCCGACACCGACCTCGAACCCGAGCCGCTCGACCCCGCGCAGATCGTCTCCGGCTCGCCGGAGGTGACCGGCAAGGTCGTCTGGGAGTCGGAGGACGGCCGTCGGCTGCGCGGCGTCTGGCAGATCACTCCGGGAGTCGTCACCGACACCGAGGTGGACGAGATGTTCGTCGTACTCAGCGGCTCGGCCACCATCGAGGTGGAGGGCGGGCCGACGCTGACGGTCGGGCCGGGAGACCTCGCCGTGCTGCACGAGGGCGACCGCACCACCTGGACGGTGCACGAGACGCTGCGCAAGGCGTACGCGATCGACCTCGGGGAGGGCGGGACGTCGTCCTAGCCGTACGACCCTGCCGTCAGCTCCCCTCGCGCAGGCCCCACGGCGAGCCGTACTCGGTCAGCAGGTCGAGGAAGGGGCGGGGCGGCAGGGCTTCGGGGCCGAGGACGCCGCTCCCGGACCAGGCTCCGCTCGCGACGAGTTCGAGGGCGATGACCGGGTTGACGGCCGTCTGCCACACCACCGCCTGGGATCCGTACTCGCCCATCGACCACTGGTTGTCGACGACGTGGTAGAGGTAGACCTCGCGTGCCGACCCGTCCTTGGTGCCCTTGACCCACGTGCCCGCGCAGGTCTTGCCCGTCATACGGTCGCCCAGGGTGGCCGGGTCGGGCAGGCAGGCCGCGACCACGTCACGCGGGGACACCTCCACGGGCCCGTTCTCCGAGGGGACGGTGACCTTCTCGATGGCGTCCAGACCGAGCTCGTGCAGGGTCTTCAGTCTGGCGATGAAGTCGTCGCCGAGACCGTACTTGAACGTCACCCGGCGGGCGTCGATCCAGCGCGGGATGAGCAGGACCTCTTCGTGCTCGACGTTGACGCACTCCACCGGGCCGATGCCCTCGGGGAAGTCGAACACCTCCGGTTCACTGAAGGGAGCGGTGGTGAACCAGCCGCGGTCCTTCTCGTACACCACCGGGGGGTTGAGGCACTCCTCGATCGTCGTCCAGATGCTGAAGGACGGGGCGAAGTCGTAGCCCTCGACCGCCAGGTTGGCTCCGTCGCGGACGCCGATCTCCTCGATCTCGTCGAAGAGTTCGTCCGCCGCGTAGCGGGCGAAGACGTCCGAGAGTCCCGGTTCCACGCCCATACCGACCAGGGCCAGCCGTCCGGAACGCTCCCAGGTGCCGGCCTGTTCGAACTGCGCGTCGCCGAGCTTCACGCCGCACCGCTCGTGCGGGTGGGTGGCGTGCGGCGCGGACAGGGACATCGCCATGTCGAGATAGTGCGTGCCCGCCGCGCGCGCCGCGTTGAACAGCGGCATCACGAACCGTGGATCGGTCGCGTTGAGCAGGGCGTCACAGCTCTCCTCGGCGAGCACCTGACGCACCGCCTCCTCGTCGGAGGCGTCCAGGCGCCTCGCGCTGAACCGGTCGCCGTGCCCCTCGAGCGCGGCGACCGCCGCCTCCGCGCGTGCGAGGTCGTAGTCCGCGACGACCATGTGGGTCAGGAAGTCGCGGCGGGCCGCGATCCGGGTGACGGCCGTACCCACGCCGCCCGCTCCCACGAGAAGTACGCGCATCTCACACACCTTTCAGTTGCCGGAAACGGTTGTCTCCGGGCTGGGCACGATGCAACGGGACTCCGGGGGTTAAGGTCAACGCCGTTGGCATAAGGGTCTCGATGTGCGGTGAGCAGGGAGCGTCGACGTGGCGAAACACGTGGTGCCGGAGTCGGAACGACGCAGGCGCAGGCCGACGAGGCAGGGCACGGTGCTGTCCGAGAAGGTCATCGTGCAGACCGCGCTACGGATGCTGCGTGAACACGGAAGCACCGGACTGACGGCCCGCAGGCTGGGCGCGGCCCTGGGCGCCGACCCCAGCACCCTCTACCGGTACTTCGCCGGCCTGGACGATCTGACCCGGGCCATCGGTGAGGAGCTCATGGGGCGGGCCCTGGACACCTGGACGGCCACCGGAGAGTGGCGGTCCGACCTGCGTTCCCTCGGTCAGGCCATCCACGCGTCCTATCTCGCCCACCCCCAGGCCGCCGTGCTGACCGCCAGCCGGGTCACCGGGCGTCCGCGGGAGATCGCGGTGGACGAGACGATCCTCGGGATCCTGCGCGTCGCGGGCTTCCCGGACGCGGACGCGGTCGCCGTCTACCACGCGTTCATCGACCTCAGCCTGGCCTTCGCCGCTCTGGACGCCGGGTCCCTGGCACTGACCGACGAGGCCCTCGCAGCGGACGAGGAGATGTGGAATTCCACGTACGCCGAACTGTCCGCCGACACCCATCCGCACATTGCCGCCACCGCGCGGCTCCTGGCCGGGCGGATGACGCACAGCGCCTACCCCGTCGTCCTCGAAACGCTGCTGAACAGCGCGGCGGGGGAACTCACCCGGATACGCGCCCAGCGGCACTCCCGCCCCGCGGACGAACCGCGGCACGGACGACCTGAGGCAGCTCCGCGCCCCGGCGCGGGAGCAAAATGAACCCACAAAACGCGTTTCCCAAGCTCAGAACGATTCTGCTTGGGCTTCCTCGGTGGGGCGGGTGGGACTCGAACCCACGGCCGACGGATTATGAGTCCGCTGCTCTAACCGGCTGAGCTACCGCCCCGTTTCGGCGTGGCGCGTACACGTGTGCGCGCCGTCTGCCGCAGCATAGCCGGTCATACGATCTCTCGCTCCGGCATGCCCGTCTTCACGTGACCATGAGGACTGCGCTGGTGGCTGCCCGGTTCCGGTC
The Streptomyces sp. NBC_00234 DNA segment above includes these coding regions:
- a CDS encoding ATP-binding protein, which translates into the protein MRVVVPVLSRSRADRGRAGIPAGPAAEARDVISRYLASWGLQSIADDVLLVATELFTNALRYGTPPWGTRMWLLPDGRGRRYVRLEVTDAGPGIDVDRVRAHWRHPSGSLMTSGRGLFIVDTLATRWGDDRSGPGHTVWAELEVTSDLPTARPATGLPRPVRACPAPRKMGFRG
- a CDS encoding MerR family transcriptional regulator — encoded protein: MDWPISEVARMSGVTARTLRHYDETGLLPPARIGANGHRYYEEQQLLLLQQILVLRALGVGLPEIGRILSDQVDEVDALRGHHRRLLAERDRLDALAGTVSRTIAELERSRKDGHPMTINRPENLFEGVQPTHYADNMRDFPELAEEVGRRAATMSQADADAGHRERTAQMIRLAELMASGHAADAEPVQAEIDAQYRALTQLRSVSAEEYRAIGHSCVENDVWRTAYESIAPGLAAYQRDAIDAYAATRLS
- a CDS encoding LysR substrate-binding domain-containing protein yields the protein MELRQLTYFLAVAEEANFTRAAERVHISQPGISAQIRQLENDLGATLIDRSGRSAGLTAVGEVAADHARAVLAAVEALRRAVDEMNSLVRGRLVVGMVTACTVTPLFDALASFHRAHPGVEISLVEGESAQLVEYVREGAVDLALIGAADRAPEDLDGQQVLSEPIVAAVPHGHPLAEEDGVTLAELSAHPVICLPRGTGIRAVLDQASAARGLTPTVALQAGAPGAVLHLAERGLGVAVLSASMLAQHPRLRTVPITDADIAAVLALVSAPAKSPALRELLVHCRDSFGLPAARTAPVPTADDVAGRG
- a CDS encoding YybH family protein, whose product is MPENEKAWKPEDLTRLFVERANAGDAAGLAALYEEGAVMAYPPGSTTVGREAIRELWETVLARAPRFEAEEPLPTLVCGDIALTATPPKDGSGARAQVARRQADGSWLRMIDQPEFRPPAD
- a CDS encoding FAD/NAD(P)-binding protein; this translates as MPRFNDHELGMHRKITRRDFLDGVAVTAVGATAAIALPGLAHAAPDASGGHGHTHGHGRPTAPYPPTATGLRGQQPGAYDVAHAVRDGDFAPGRISDTRETYDLVVVGGGLSGLAAAYLYRKHAGPRARVLVLDALDDFGGHARRNEFQVGRTQLLSNGGTVNIDTPSTWSRGARDLLTKDLGVDLKALEATVKGDAYAPYSLRSGTLFNSERWGKDQLVIRESGESWASYATKLPMSEASRAALVRLYTTTEDFYPGLTDTQKKEILARTPYETYLRQNLGLDDDALEVVKRGTNGLWGVNVDHVAAADAWATGQPGFGGLGLEHTPWPGAGLTPLMHLAETEEDGNFYFPEGNASLARLLVSKLVPHAFDERRPDWREIVTAKADYSRLDDRDSPVRIRLASTAFQVRNEGRHGAVVDYSKGGLSHRVRAKGVVMACWNSVSSYVVPELPPEQVTAMRYGTKVPLVYARVALRDWRAFADARVSRVSTPSMFFSSFGLPTVTEIGDFTMPHRPELPTVVSLSATPSSPGLVCREQHKAGRRTLIRMSFEDFEREIRDSMTRSLGDYGFDPARDISAITVNRWAHGYAYEYNSLDDPSLFQPESQRPYAQARRPVGRIAIANSDAEAFGYTHAAFDAAIRAVAHLL
- a CDS encoding cupin domain-containing protein translates to MTHSLVVHVPDTDLEPEPLDPAQIVSGSPEVTGKVVWESEDGRRLRGVWQITPGVVTDTEVDEMFVVLSGSATIEVEGGPTLTVGPGDLAVLHEGDRTTWTVHETLRKAYAIDLGEGGTSS
- a CDS encoding saccharopine dehydrogenase family protein — its product is MRVLLVGAGGVGTAVTRIAARRDFLTHMVVADYDLARAEAAVAALEGHGDRFSARRLDASDEEAVRQVLAEESCDALLNATDPRFVMPLFNAARAAGTHYLDMAMSLSAPHATHPHERCGVKLGDAQFEQAGTWERSGRLALVGMGVEPGLSDVFARYAADELFDEIEEIGVRDGANLAVEGYDFAPSFSIWTTIEECLNPPVVYEKDRGWFTTAPFSEPEVFDFPEGIGPVECVNVEHEEVLLIPRWIDARRVTFKYGLGDDFIARLKTLHELGLDAIEKVTVPSENGPVEVSPRDVVAACLPDPATLGDRMTGKTCAGTWVKGTKDGSAREVYLYHVVDNQWSMGEYGSQAVVWQTAVNPVIALELVASGAWSGSGVLGPEALPPRPFLDLLTEYGSPWGLREGS
- a CDS encoding TetR/AcrR family transcriptional regulator, translated to MAKHVVPESERRRRRPTRQGTVLSEKVIVQTALRMLREHGSTGLTARRLGAALGADPSTLYRYFAGLDDLTRAIGEELMGRALDTWTATGEWRSDLRSLGQAIHASYLAHPQAAVLTASRVTGRPREIAVDETILGILRVAGFPDADAVAVYHAFIDLSLAFAALDAGSLALTDEALAADEEMWNSTYAELSADTHPHIAATARLLAGRMTHSAYPVVLETLLNSAAGELTRIRAQRHSRPADEPRHGRPEAAPRPGAGAK